One Rhodothermales bacterium DNA window includes the following coding sequences:
- a CDS encoding 4Fe-4S binding protein, which yields MSYDVSFQLTSPASRFDGVEKAGMALVGFGALAWIVALFAGDLGQPLAVFLAGALGIGVGAMIYFRRYLKRPAGIDNDGLWQNAVTTGMKGIGGWTLGIVLTGFYCILYWKEGWLANLIPVFDPLSMVLKHQPADKWFMYGTLYTLAVLVMGVRMLIKYRYNRYQILRTLSVMFFQLGFAFILPGLLVMFNQPEFYFSYFWPLKYDYLWPGTIDWLSGSGQVGLFMILWGAVMFFVATPILTYFFGKRWYCSWICGCGGLAETMGDPFRQLSDKSLKAWQIERWTIHGVLVFVVLTTAALWINSATEGALLGGLSGTFSSWYGFFIGLIFAGVVGTGFYPILGNRVWCRFGCPMAAVLGMFQKWFSRFRITTNGGQCISCGNCSTYCEMGIDVRWYAQRGQNIIRSSCVGCGICSAVCPRGVLKLENGPREGRYNGPVLIDRDSVSILADEPIVGRVKSPQRP from the coding sequence ATGTCCTACGACGTCAGCTTCCAGCTCACCAGTCCTGCCTCGCGTTTCGATGGGGTGGAAAAAGCCGGCATGGCGCTCGTCGGGTTCGGGGCCCTGGCGTGGATCGTGGCGCTGTTCGCCGGCGACCTCGGGCAGCCCCTCGCGGTCTTCCTGGCAGGGGCGCTGGGGATCGGCGTGGGGGCGATGATCTACTTCCGGCGCTACCTGAAGCGGCCCGCCGGCATCGACAACGACGGGCTCTGGCAGAATGCCGTCACGACCGGGATGAAGGGGATCGGGGGATGGACGCTCGGGATCGTGCTCACCGGGTTTTATTGCATCCTCTACTGGAAAGAGGGCTGGCTCGCGAACCTGATCCCGGTGTTCGACCCGCTGAGCATGGTGCTGAAGCATCAGCCGGCGGACAAGTGGTTTATGTATGGGACGCTCTACACCCTCGCCGTGCTCGTCATGGGCGTCCGGATGCTCATCAAGTATCGCTACAACCGGTACCAGATCCTGCGCACCCTGTCGGTGATGTTTTTCCAGCTCGGGTTCGCGTTTATCCTGCCCGGGCTGCTGGTGATGTTCAACCAGCCGGAGTTCTATTTTTCCTATTTCTGGCCGCTGAAGTACGATTACCTGTGGCCGGGAACGATCGACTGGCTCTCCGGCTCGGGGCAGGTCGGCCTCTTTATGATCTTATGGGGCGCCGTCATGTTTTTTGTCGCGACGCCGATTCTGACGTATTTCTTCGGGAAGCGCTGGTACTGCTCGTGGATCTGCGGGTGCGGCGGCCTGGCCGAGACGATGGGGGATCCGTTCCGGCAGCTGTCGGACAAGTCGCTGAAAGCCTGGCAGATCGAGCGGTGGACGATCCACGGCGTGCTCGTCTTTGTGGTGCTGACGACGGCGGCGCTCTGGATCAATTCCGCCACCGAGGGCGCGTTGCTGGGGGGCTTGTCCGGCACGTTTTCATCCTGGTACGGCTTTTTTATCGGGTTGATCTTCGCCGGCGTGGTGGGCACGGGCTTCTACCCGATCCTCGGCAACCGCGTCTGGTGCCGCTTCGGCTGCCCGATGGCGGCTGTCCTGGGGATGTTTCAGAAGTGGTTCTCGCGCTTCCGGATCACCACGAACGGCGGCCAGTGCATCTCGTGCGGCAACTGCTCCACCTACTGCGAGATGGGGATCGACGTGCGGTGGTACGCGCAGCGCGGGCAGAACATCATCCGGTCGTCGTGCGTGGGCTGCGGGATCTGCTCGGCGGTGTGCCCGAGGGGCGTGCTGAAGCTCGAAAACGGTCCCCGCGAAGGGCGGTACAATGGGCCGGTGCTCATCGACCGGGACAGCGTATCCATCCTCGCCGACGAGCCCATCGTAGGTCGGGTTAAGTCGCCCCAGCGACCGTAA
- a CDS encoding FAD-dependent oxidoreductase: protein MKHIVLIGNGIAGITAARYIRKWSDYKITVISAETDHFFSRTALMYIYMGHMRYEDTKPYADSFWADNNIELVRDFVEEIDTANKILRCRKRASLSYDILILATGSQTRYFNWPGEDLKGVQGLYGIPDLESMERDTKGIERAVVLGGGLIGIEMAEMLHTRRIPVTFLVREKSYFDFVLPAEESSMINDEIRAHHVDLRLGTEMNEVLGDADGRVRAVVTSKGEEVPCQFVGIATGVTPNVSVVARSEVETNRGVLVNAFFETSAPDVYAIGDCAEFREDGIGYRRIDPLWYTGRQHGKAVARIVCGERVPYEKPPYFNSAKFFTIEYQTYGQVDAHPPAGVRSAFWKHPSGKKSIRINYRTSDGVVLGFNLLGVRFRHAVCERWLLEGRTYDFVMPRLDEAGFDPEFYPQYAKKLAKAG from the coding sequence ATGAAGCACATCGTCCTCATCGGAAACGGCATCGCCGGCATCACCGCGGCGCGGTATATCCGAAAATGGAGCGACTACAAGATTACGGTGATCTCCGCGGAAACGGATCACTTCTTCTCGCGGACGGCCCTCATGTACATCTACATGGGCCACATGCGCTACGAGGACACCAAGCCGTACGCGGATTCCTTCTGGGCGGACAATAACATCGAGCTGGTGCGGGATTTTGTGGAGGAGATCGACACGGCCAACAAAATTCTCCGCTGCCGCAAGCGCGCTTCGCTGTCGTACGACATCCTCATCCTCGCGACGGGATCGCAGACGCGGTACTTCAACTGGCCGGGGGAAGACCTGAAGGGCGTCCAGGGGCTCTACGGCATCCCGGATCTCGAATCCATGGAGCGCGACACGAAGGGCATCGAGCGCGCCGTGGTGCTCGGCGGGGGGCTCATCGGCATCGAGATGGCGGAGATGCTCCACACGCGGCGGATTCCGGTGACCTTCCTCGTGCGAGAGAAGAGTTATTTCGATTTCGTGCTGCCGGCGGAAGAATCGTCGATGATCAACGACGAGATCCGCGCGCACCATGTCGATCTGCGGCTCGGCACGGAGATGAACGAGGTGCTGGGGGACGCGGACGGACGCGTACGCGCCGTGGTGACGAGCAAGGGGGAGGAAGTGCCCTGCCAGTTTGTGGGGATCGCGACGGGGGTGACGCCGAACGTGAGCGTGGTCGCCCGCTCGGAAGTGGAGACGAATCGCGGCGTCCTGGTCAATGCGTTTTTCGAGACGAGCGCGCCGGACGTCTACGCGATCGGCGACTGCGCCGAGTTTCGGGAAGACGGGATCGGCTACCGGCGGATCGACCCGCTCTGGTATACCGGCCGGCAGCACGGCAAGGCCGTCGCCCGGATCGTGTGCGGCGAGCGCGTGCCGTACGAAAAACCGCCGTACTTCAATTCGGCGAAGTTCTTTACGATCGAATACCAGACCTACGGTCAGGTCGATGCGCATCCCCCGGCCGGCGTGCGGTCGGCGTTCTGGAAACATCCCTCCGGCAAAAAATCGATCCGCATCAACTACCGCACGAGCGACGGCGTGGTCCTCGGCTTTAACCTGCTGGGCGTCCGCTTCCGGCACGCGGTCTGCGAGCGCTGGCTGCTGGAGGGGCGGACGTACGACTTTGTAATGCCCCGCCTCGACGAAGCCGGCTTCGACCCGGAGTTCTATCCGCAGTATGCCAAAAAACTGGCGAAAGCAGGTTGA
- a CDS encoding NAD(+)/NADH kinase, with protein MIYGITGNIKKTELWPALVELIAGFRTESIRFVLDAPVAQGLRERGLYPETEQLAESANLPNASDVILSFGGDGTLLNTAFQIGARQTPILGVNMGRLGFLADTEVAQLQETIRRLERGEYRIESRMVLEARLDGVAGKDTHWALNDIVIEHSQTTQLISVEVKVDSAPLTTYWADGLIISTPTGSTAYSLSVGGPILSPGSGVVVLTPLAPHTLTVRPIVLPASATIDIRVPSQPYVFAADGRSKIIEDDSVHITIRQAQHSVKLIKMPEQDYFQTLRSKLRWSGK; from the coding sequence ATGATCTACGGGATCACCGGAAACATAAAGAAAACCGAGTTGTGGCCGGCGCTGGTCGAACTCATCGCGGGGTTCAGGACCGAGTCCATCCGTTTTGTGCTCGACGCCCCCGTGGCCCAGGGCCTTCGCGAGCGCGGCCTGTATCCGGAAACCGAGCAGCTCGCCGAAAGCGCCAACCTGCCGAATGCTTCCGACGTCATCCTCTCGTTCGGGGGCGACGGGACGCTGCTGAACACGGCGTTCCAGATCGGCGCGCGGCAGACCCCGATCCTGGGGGTGAACATGGGCCGGCTCGGGTTTCTGGCCGATACCGAGGTGGCGCAGCTGCAGGAGACGATCCGCCGGCTGGAGCGCGGCGAGTACCGGATCGAGTCGCGCATGGTCCTGGAGGCCCGGCTGGACGGCGTCGCCGGCAAGGACACACACTGGGCGCTGAACGACATCGTCATCGAGCACAGCCAGACGACCCAGCTGATCTCCGTCGAAGTCAAGGTCGACAGCGCACCCCTCACCACCTACTGGGCCGACGGCCTCATCATCAGCACTCCGACGGGGTCGACGGCCTACTCCCTGTCGGTCGGCGGCCCGATCCTCTCCCCCGGCAGCGGCGTCGTGGTGCTCACCCCACTGGCGCCCCATACGTTGACGGTGCGGCCGATCGTGCTGCCGGCGAGTGCCACGATCGACATCCGCGTGCCGAGCCAGCCCTACGTCTTCGCCGCTGACGGCCGCAGCAAGATCATCGAGGACGACAGCGTGCACATCACCATCCGCCAGGCCCAGCACTCCGTCAAGCTGATCAAGATGCCCGAGCAGGACTATTTCCAGACGCTGCGGTCGAAGCTGCGGTGGAGCGGGAAGTAG
- a CDS encoding radical SAM protein, with translation MQGELFEEPEPSSRFDSIGKSTVAYRDVKSILTPASGFVGAYDYTLNPYSGCTFGCVLLCSVLRPKQGETGWLGQLGYGKENALRLLSKEPHGSLDGKTIYMSSVTDPYQPVEKKLGLTRSLLEWLVAHHAPRLVIQTRSPLVTRDIDLIARLPASQINMTVTTDSEEVRQIFEPHCPSNTVRLKAIQTIQRAGLNGCITLTPLLPISDPHAFAQNLLETGIQKFVVQPFHATRGRFVAGTRNQAIDITRRMNWNHERYLEVLSILKQYIPDLGEGKEGFKPV, from the coding sequence ATGCAAGGTGAACTGTTCGAAGAGCCCGAACCTTCATCAAGATTCGACAGCATCGGCAAAAGCACCGTAGCCTACCGGGACGTCAAATCCATCCTCACGCCGGCCTCCGGGTTCGTAGGCGCCTACGACTACACCCTGAACCCCTACTCCGGCTGCACATTCGGCTGCGTACTGCTATGCAGCGTTCTTCGTCCGAAACAAGGAGAAACAGGATGGCTGGGGCAACTGGGTTACGGTAAGGAAAACGCCCTGCGTCTCCTGTCGAAAGAGCCACACGGCTCGCTCGATGGTAAGACCATCTACATGAGCAGCGTAACAGATCCCTATCAGCCCGTAGAGAAGAAGCTGGGACTGACCCGTTCGCTCCTCGAGTGGCTGGTGGCGCATCATGCCCCTCGACTCGTCATCCAGACCCGCAGCCCGCTCGTGACGCGGGACATCGACCTCATCGCCCGGCTGCCGGCTTCGCAGATTAACATGACTGTGACGACAGACAGCGAAGAGGTTCGACAAATCTTCGAACCTCATTGTCCCTCTAATACAGTTCGGTTAAAGGCCATTCAAACCATTCAGCGTGCAGGATTGAATGGCTGCATCACGCTCACCCCGCTATTGCCGATTTCAGATCCGCATGCGTTCGCGCAGAACTTGTTAGAGACAGGCATCCAGAAATTCGTCGTGCAGCCCTTCCACGCCACGCGCGGCCGCTTTGTAGCCGGCACGCGAAATCAGGCGATTGATATTACGCGACGGATGAACTGGAATCACGAGCGTTATCTCGAAGTGCTCAGCATCCTGAAACAGTACATACCGGATCTCGGCGAGGGCAAAGAAGGATTTAAGCCCGTATGA
- a CDS encoding UvrD-helicase domain-containing protein, whose product MSIASGISRAGLIHSLCLIAEALSASGGRSVDLYDLGSGLGAMQWACGLVYAAMAVHKQPLPDLRIVSIDTSPFMVEYQRRLWSHFTDRYPVCKNILNEYELNSWVNRRKEYNPVWISASYLFDHSDKQDQLVKDFVGLIDAYHPEQVFLASSNQLNKQRAVLHVTQQFTRSGYEPIDILDEQLFHGEAELLTAVRAKLDEKLRVNKPVQWSEMGFFGTALMRQQSGLSFDRAANPDKRVAGIDLFNPPMIVRRDIALATDQIEAAVHKERPAFIFGPAGCGKSVVITERIKNLVESANYAPSFRILVTTFNKELIKALHAWLKSILDPEFCSTPGKNGFDYTEYEFYFRDSTQANIVLMHFDILPTRIGRLNGSVMNESVRTHIIEGIIEEIWTEIEHEGLRIENPERILNVDFVRDEYDRVFYGQWLRDEAAYLDGARPGRPTLVRNQGPRRLAWRCISRLHQCVTTAGRTPFINKRMLFREQLENGDHNDLFTHIFVDEFQDCTASDFQIFYRLLTDPNHLVVAGDLAQALHLGRSASFPRLPDSHQRNIERKELKGSYRLPFRISEALLELSGRIYDKRKLCGDSHDVRMLNPYKGSPPGARPIIIWAPTVDELANKTCAAIERYRVYGIDRVKVMETDNYFSTALNRMLDINVGADSVLRFKGLECTCVVWSTRVQVLNDEEAEEFVYTILTRTSGILIVALCPETRDIYKPILNTFDRNRLIFWDGVSWNRFKDFCVDRELHDDYEPQTEFDEESILA is encoded by the coding sequence TTGTCTATAGCCTCTGGTATCAGCCGCGCCGGATTAATACATAGTCTCTGCCTGATCGCCGAGGCATTATCTGCGTCAGGTGGCCGAAGCGTAGACCTGTATGACCTCGGCTCAGGCCTGGGCGCCATGCAATGGGCATGCGGTCTGGTATATGCTGCAATGGCCGTGCATAAACAACCGTTACCCGATCTGAGGATCGTGAGTATCGACACAAGCCCTTTCATGGTGGAATACCAGCGCCGCTTGTGGAGCCACTTCACCGATCGATATCCCGTCTGCAAGAACATTCTGAATGAGTATGAGCTCAATTCGTGGGTAAACCGGCGCAAGGAATACAATCCCGTCTGGATATCAGCCAGCTACCTGTTCGATCACTCCGACAAACAGGACCAGCTCGTGAAAGACTTTGTCGGACTGATCGACGCGTATCACCCCGAGCAGGTCTTCCTCGCAAGTTCAAACCAGCTGAACAAACAGCGGGCGGTCCTTCATGTAACCCAGCAGTTTACCCGATCAGGCTACGAACCCATCGACATTCTCGATGAGCAACTCTTTCATGGCGAAGCAGAACTATTGACGGCCGTAAGGGCCAAACTAGACGAAAAGCTACGCGTCAATAAGCCAGTGCAGTGGTCGGAAATGGGCTTTTTTGGTACGGCGCTTATGCGGCAACAGTCCGGTCTTTCATTCGACCGGGCCGCAAATCCCGACAAGCGCGTCGCCGGCATCGATCTGTTTAATCCCCCGATGATTGTGCGACGCGACATCGCGCTTGCCACGGATCAGATCGAGGCAGCCGTTCACAAAGAGCGTCCGGCCTTTATATTCGGCCCAGCCGGCTGCGGTAAAAGTGTCGTCATTACCGAGCGGATCAAAAATCTGGTTGAGTCGGCAAACTACGCCCCGTCATTTCGCATCCTTGTCACCACGTTCAACAAAGAGCTGATCAAGGCACTCCATGCCTGGCTAAAAAGCATCCTCGATCCGGAATTTTGCTCTACCCCAGGTAAAAATGGCTTTGACTACACCGAATACGAATTCTACTTTCGCGACAGCACCCAGGCGAACATCGTCCTGATGCACTTCGATATTCTCCCTACGCGTATTGGGAGGCTAAATGGGTCGGTAATGAATGAATCGGTGCGTACGCACATTATCGAGGGAATCATCGAAGAGATATGGACTGAAATCGAACACGAAGGGCTCCGCATAGAAAACCCGGAACGGATCCTGAACGTCGACTTTGTCCGAGACGAGTACGACCGTGTGTTCTACGGTCAGTGGCTGCGCGACGAGGCGGCGTACCTCGATGGAGCCCGTCCCGGCCGGCCGACACTGGTCCGCAATCAGGGTCCGAGACGGCTGGCCTGGCGATGCATCAGTCGGTTGCATCAGTGTGTGACTACGGCAGGGCGGACGCCCTTTATCAACAAGCGGATGTTATTCCGTGAGCAGCTCGAGAATGGGGATCACAACGATCTCTTCACCCACATCTTTGTGGACGAATTCCAGGATTGTACGGCTTCCGATTTCCAGATCTTCTACCGACTCCTCACCGACCCGAACCACCTGGTTGTAGCCGGCGATCTGGCGCAGGCCTTACATCTCGGACGCTCAGCCAGTTTTCCGCGCCTGCCAGACTCCCACCAGCGCAACATCGAACGCAAAGAGCTCAAGGGTTCGTACCGGCTACCTTTTCGAATTAGCGAGGCCTTGCTGGAGCTATCTGGCCGAATATACGACAAACGCAAACTCTGCGGCGACTCCCATGATGTCCGCATGCTGAACCCCTACAAAGGATCGCCACCAGGTGCCCGGCCGATCATCATCTGGGCTCCCACGGTAGATGAACTGGCGAATAAAACCTGCGCGGCGATCGAGCGGTACCGTGTGTATGGTATCGATCGGGTCAAGGTGATGGAAACAGACAATTATTTCAGCACGGCGTTAAATCGCATGCTGGATATTAACGTTGGCGCTGATTCTGTGCTACGTTTTAAAGGCCTGGAATGCACCTGCGTGGTCTGGTCGACACGCGTTCAAGTCCTCAACGATGAAGAGGCCGAAGAATTCGTCTATACGATTCTGACACGTACTTCAGGCATCCTGATTGTCGCACTGTGTCCGGAAACGCGGGATATATATAAACCGATTCTGAACACATTCGACCGCAACCGGCTCATCTTCTGGGATGGGGTCTCCTGGAATCGGTTTAAGGATTTCTGTGTCGATCGAGAATTACACGATGACTATGAACCACAGACCGAGTTTGACGAGGAGTCTATACTGGCATGA